The region GGCTGATTCGTTCTGGGCGCGTAGGTATCTTTATGGCTTTTAGGAGATTCCGGTGGTTTAAGATCGCATTCTACACGATGTTGATAGGAGGAGTATGGCGCCTGAACGAACGCTATGTTTGGACAGCCATGGGAGAGTGCGAGGTAAGAGCTGACGCTTCTGTGTTGGAAGAGAAATTTTGGGACATTTTCCCCTCTCGTTGCTTGCGTTTTTGGCCTTTATTTCTACGTCACTCGCAAGATATGAGCGCTTTTTTGGAAAGAACGCTTCCTGTTCTTGTCTCTTCTCGTATGACGGGCGTGGGGACGTTTATTGTGGATATAAAATGGCTTTCTCCGTGGATTCTCGTAGAGTGGAGAGGACAGATTTGGTGTATATCGAAAGAGGGCCGGATGTGGAACGTGGCCGACGGAACTTTGGGTTCAAGAGAGTTGAAAATCCCCGTAAAACCGTTGTGGCGTCTCCCTTCTTTGCCCACCGAGACGAGCGGGGACATGTACGCGCTACCAGGGGGGGTTTTTCCTTCTCTTTTTTCAATAGATGTCATAGAGGGGTTCCTGAGGAGGTTCGCCAACGAATCTTGGTTCGAAAATGTAGAAGAGATCGTTTTGAGTCGCCGAGCAGGCGCCAATCTTTTCAACCTGCGATTTGTACATGAGAGGCAAGAATTTACGATCCTGATTCAGCAAGACAAGTACGGGTGGCGTGAACTCAATGTAGCGCTGGGTCATATTTTGAAGCGTCTACAAGAAGAGGGCGGCAATTATTTGATCGACGCCACGTATGAGGGTAAAATAGTGGTCAGGAGCGTGTCCTCTAGCGCGGGAGAAGGGAGTTCGAAATAATTGTTCAGTGAGCCGGATACCTTAGTTGGGCTTGGCGTCGGTACTACCAAGATCACTGTGATCGTGGCGCAAAGGGATCTCCGTTCGCACGAGACAGTTCAGATTATCGGCATTGGAGCCGCCCCCTCGATGGGTATCCGCAAGGGTTTGATCGTCAATCTGGAGCAGGCTATACGTTCCGTCAAAAGCGCGATCAGGGACGCGGAGAATATGGTCGGCTTCAAGTTGAATCAAGCGATGGTTTCTTTCAACGCGATCGATGTTCAAAGCGTCATGTCCAACGGGATGGTGGCGTTGGGACGCACAGCTCGCCCTGTTCAAGTAGAGGACGTGGAGCGGGTGATAGATGCCGCACAGAGCGCTCTCAATACCCCGCCGAACAGAGTGGCGCTTCATACGATTCCCGTTCGGTACTCCATTGATGGAAATTTTGGTATCGACGATCCTCTGGGCATGACAGGAATGCGCCTCGAAATAGAGCTGCAAACAGTTACGGTTCCGATGCCTTATGTGCATAACGTGGTCAATTGTGTGGAGGCCACTGGAATAGAAGTGGATGGATTAGTCATCAAACCTATCGCCTCGGCGTTGGGCGCGTTGGTGGAGGAAGAGATGCGCGTGGGCGCTATATCAATCTGCGTAGGAGGCGGAACCACCGGACTTACCTTTTACAGGGAGGGGCGGCCAGTAAAAGTGGGGATCATTCCCATCGGAGGAGATCATATCACCAACGATTTGGCGAATGTTTTACGCCTCCCTTTAAATAAGGCGGAAGATTTGAAAAAACGTCTTTTTCTCGTGGATGGCGATGAGCCCATCGCGTTGATGTCCAAGGGGCAACAACAAAGAACGATTGATCCCAACATGGCGCTAGAAGTGATCAGTTGTCGGCTGGAAGAGCTTTTTGTTGAAAATGTGGCGCCTTTGATTCCCGAACAGGATCCCAAGCTATTTCCTGCGGGTATTATTCTTTCGGGGGGAGTCGCTAAAACGCCGGGTATCGAGGTGCTCCTTTCGGATATTTTCAAGATGCCGGTTCGGATCGCGGATCCGCTGGATTCTTATCAGATGCCTCCAGGGCGCAATGACACCAGTTACATCAGCGCGACGGGAACAATTCGCTACATCTTGAACAAAGAGCGGAACCCTTATCGCTTCATCGACGCTCCCGTTTCGGAATGGCGTTCAGGGGGAGTCCGCCGGCGTCCGGTCCAAAAACCCGACCGGAGTGACGAGTCGCGATCTCCCAAGCAAGGCGTAAAAAATATGATGGATAGAATCAAAGAAACGTTGAAAGAACTTTTTTAGATTTTTTAGTTACAACCTTTGCAAGATACGGCGGTCTTAACGGGCAGGAGGGCATATAAATGGATCAAGATCAGGTTTTTCACATCCCTGAGGTACTCAAGCAAAGAGAGCATATTCTGGTGATCGGAGTAGGTGGCGGCGGAGGCAACGCTCTCAACCATATTATTGAAAGCGGGGTGGAGGGTGTCGAGTTCGTGGCGGCAAATACGGATTCGAGAGCCCTTGCTATGAACAAAGCCCCTCATAAAATCATCTTGGGGGAAAAACTTACCAAAGGCCTTGGGGCTGGCGCCGACCCCCAAGTGGGTATGGATGCCGCAAAAGAATCCATAGACCACATACGGGAATATATTAACGGCGCCGATATGGTTTTTGTGACCGCGGGTATGGGAGGCGGAACGGGAACGGGTGCCGCGCCCATTATTGCGGAGGTCGCCAAAGATATGGGCGTATTGGTCGTGGCGGTCGTGACAACGCCATTTAGTTTTGAGAGAAAAAAGCGCGCCACAGTGGCGCAAGAGGGCATTGCCAAGCTCAGGGAGAAGGTCGACGCTCTTTTGGTGGTGGAGAACGACAAACTTTTGAGCCAGGCGGACGATAAGACAAAAAGCATTGATGCTTTCAAGATGGCGAACGAAGTTTTGCGCCAATCCGTTCAAGGGGTGACGGACCTTATTTTAAAGCCCGGCAATATCAACGTGGATTTCGCCGACGTGAGAACGATTATGAGAAACTCAGGAGCGGCGATTATGGGCATTGGAGTCGGCGATGGAGAAGATAAAGCCGAGAAGGCGGCAAAAGCCGCGATCAAGTCTCCTCTTATGTCCTTGCCCTTGAAAGGAGCCAAGGGTATTCTCTTCAATATCGAGTCGGCGCCGGACGTGGCGCTGTTCGACATCACCAAAGCGGCAAACATCATCAATGAGACGGCTCACGAAGACGCCCAGGTCATTTGGGGACATACTCTCAACGAAGATCTGGAAGATGTGATACGCATCACCGTTATTGCCACGGGTTTTTCTGAAAACGTCGAGCGTTCGCCTTTGCCCCAACCTTCCCAACCTTCCCAACCCAATCCCATCATCAAGGAACCTGTGAAGGGTCTTCGGTTGGGAAAAACGAGAGGAAACTTCTTTTCGTTCGACGAAACGGACCTGCCGTCCATGGGAGACGAAGATATGTTTATGGGAACATTCAAAACGCCTTATGACGAACCTGCCATCATCAGAAAAAAACAAAAATAGGCGAGCGAGGACAATAGTCTAGCTACAAACGGCCGAGTCTGATGAGGAAATTTTTACGATAAAGCGATGAGAAAGCCAAGGGCTTCAGCCGTTGAGCCGTTGAGTCATTGGATGAGAATCGCAACGCCGCCAACGAGCGGTGTTCGTTTTTGTTTTTTGTCGTGTCTCTAAATTCATGTTAGTTTTCTTTCATGATTGCGATATCAATGCGGCTGTAAATATTCTCAGAGTGGGGACATCCACTCTCAAAGGAGAAGACGTAAAAAAGGAAAAGACGTAAAACCGGTTTCAGTCGGCTGTCTTTGTCGATCTTAGAATCCTACGACTTTAGTCGTGGTAGTATGTCAAGAAAGGGAGTTTTAGGGTTTGCCGTTGAGAGAAACGAGGCGTTTCAAAACTAGGGGACCCGCCATATCGTTCGGAGACATTATGCTCCCCTTGGTGGGAGTAGTTGCCGTAGGGCTCTTGGTGGTCGCAGGAAAACTTTTTTTCTTCTCCACGTCTGAAGAGTTAAAAGCGTCCTTGCCTATAATGACGCCCTTAACTCTTCAGCTCGACCCTGTTCCGCAACCGCAGGAGAAGGAAAACGAAACTTTCATAGATGAAAAATCTGTAATAGATGAAAAATTTGTAGATGAAAGGCTTGTAGAGGAGCCTACGGTTGAAAGTCCGCTTATTGTAACGTCTGTGCCCGCTTTGCCGTCGTTGGATATGCAAGGTCGCCAAACGGACCCCTTTGGCGGCGTACTGAGTATCATGGCCGTTCCGTCTAACAATGACGCTGCAACCCCAAAAAGCAATGTCGTCGTGGTCATCCCTCCATCACCCCGGCCGACACCCGTGGTTGCTCCGACTTTGCGGCCTACTCCTACTCCGACGCCTCCCAAGCCCAAATCGGCAAATTCCACCTGGATGGTGCAGGTGGGCGCGTTCTCCACCCAAGCCGCGGCGGATGCCTTTTCGCGACAGGTTACCAAAGCGGGTTATAAGGCAACGGTTGTTTCGAGTAAAACACTGTATCGGGTTTTAGTTCAAGGTGAGAATAGCCGAAAAGAGACTTTAGCTTTGGCGACTCAGATGAGCCAGAATGGTTTTCGAGGGGCTTTTATCGTTCCTCCGAGACAGTAAATAAAACCTTAATAATCATTGAATAAAATGAATCAAAATGGATAAGATAACAAAATGGATAAGATAAATGGATAAGATGAACAAAAATGAATAAAACGAGAAAAAACGAGAAAAAATGATAGAAGTCTCTGAGGCGTAAACGTGGGAAAGCCTTGGGGATTTTTTCTTTATGAGGACGGAAACAAAATGCCGGAGTACATGAGCAAGAAACATGAGAATAGGGAACTCAGGGATTCTTTTGGCCGGAGGTTGAATTACGTCCGTATTTCCGTAACGGATCGCTGCAACTTTCGCTGCCGGTATTGTATGCCGGAAGACGGAATTGAATGGGTTCCTCACGAAGCAATTCTCTCCTACGAGGATATACTTTTTCTTGTGAAAACACTACGAGGTTTGGGAGTGAAGAAGGTTCGTTTTACAGGCGGAGAACCTCTGACGCGCAGAGGAATGCTCTCTTTTCTGAAAAAAATCTGTGAATCCTTTCCAGAACTCGAAATTGCTTTGACGACCAATGGGTCGACATTGACGCGAGACGCGCCCTTTCTGGCTCGTATGGGCTTATCCGGCATCAACGTGAGCCTCGACACCCTAGACCCGGAAAAGTTCGCTTTCATGACACGAGGCGGTGAACTGCAGTCGGTCTTGAATGGCATCGACGCCCTGATTTTCGCGCTGTCCGCAGGAACAGCCCAGGTGAAAATGAACGCGGTTCCGATTCGCGGCTTCAACGACGATTCCATTGCGGATCTGACTCAATTCGCGTTCAAAAGGGGAATCACATTGCGTTTTATCGAATTTATGCCCATAAACCCCGCTATTTGGAGTCAGGAGGGATTCATGCCGTTTTCCGAAATTTTGTCCCGGCTGCCCATTGTGTCAAGCGCTTCTGAGTGGCAAGAAAAAAACGAGTGGCAAGAAAAAAATGCGTGGCAAGAAAAAAATGAAGAAAACGGCGCGCTTCCCTCACCTGCCCTCTTGGGGCCTGCTCGCTATTACGTCAACATCGCCACAGGACAACAGGTGGGCGTCATCTCTGCGGTGTCTCGACATTTTTGCGCGCTCTGCAACCGCCTGCGCTTCACCGCCACTGGAGAAATTCAATCCTGCCTTTTTTATGGTGAGAGAATTTCAATTTTCGACGCACTCAAGGCCCGCGACGAAGAAAATCTCCGCGATCTGATTCTCCATGCCGCGGCCTTGAAACCTCAGGTGGGCTTGACCTCATATCGAGGACGAATCGACATGCACAAAATAGGAGGTTGAATTATAATGTTGACATCATATCTGGACGATTTTGACAAGTTTCTGTGGCGGGGACGTTTATGAAGGAATTTTTGACCGAGGGTGGACTTTCGTCCCATTTGCGAGAAGGACACCCCGTAATGGTGGATGTTTCCGACAAACGATCCACGTTGCGTGAGGCTGTGGCCGAAGGTTTTGTGAATTTGACTGAGGCAATAACGCGTGCTGTCGAGACTTGCTCAGCGGCAAAAGGTGACGTCTTGAAAATCGCCGAGTTGGCGGGAATTATGGCGACCAAACGGGTGCCGGAACTCATTCCCCTTTGTCACTCCATACGACTGAACGACGTTCGTGTCGAGTGTCAGTTGGACGCCCAGAGCAAAAGGGTGAGGATACAGGCTTTCGTCAAAGCATCCGATGTAACGGGCGTGGAAATGGAGGCTTTGACGGGGGTGAGCGTTGCCGCTTTGACGATTTACGACATGTGTAAAGGCATCGACAAGGGAATGTCCATCGAGGGAGTGCGCCTGTTGCGCAAAAGCGGAGGAAAGAGTGGCGGCTATGTCGCGGACGTTGCGGACCTCCAGCAGGAGAGTGGCGAGAAGGGATCCGTCGCGCAGCGCGGTTCACACGCGCAGTGTGGTTCACATGGAGTGTCAGTCGAGAAGCGTTCTTTTCTGGCGGGTCTTTTGACCATCAGTGACAAAGGCTACCGAGGGGAGCGAGAGGATACAGCGGGGCCCGTTTTGTGTGATCTTTTGGAATCGATGGGAGCGGAGGTCCTGCATCGAGTCATAGTGCCTGATGAATGTTCCGATATAACCAGGGTTCTCGAAACGTGGTCGAAAAGTGTGCAGTTGATCTTAACGACCGGAGGCACGGGGTTATCTCCGCGCGACGTGACGCCGGATGTCTTGGAGAAAATTGCTGATCGAGTCGTTCCTGGATTTGGGGAAATGATGCGCGCGGAATCTCGGAAATACACGCTCAATGCTCCATTGTCACGGGGGCTCGCTGTGATTCGAGGGCGATGTTTGATCATTGCCTTGCCAGGCAGCAGGCGAGGGGCGGAACAATGTTTCGAGGCGATCCGGCCCGCCTTGCGTCATGCGATAGGAACCCTCAATAGTTGGGACGAAGACTCCGAGTGCGGGAATAATTAAAGGGTTACATAAAAATTCCGTAGTAGTTTAAAGGAGTTGTTGGTTTTGATTTCTTTCGATGATGTAGAAAAACGCATGACCCAGTACGCGTCCTCCGGGATACGTCCGGGGTTGGACAGAATTCAACGGCTTCTCGAAGTGCTGAAAAACCCCCAAGGCGCGTATCCTGCCGTTCATGTGGTCGGCACCAACGGCAAAGGATCGACCTGCGCGTTTCTCGCCTCCGTTTTTCGGGCAGCCGGTTATAAGACCGCGCTTTACACCAGCCCTCACCTGGAAAGCCCCGGAGAGCGCCTTCTGATCAATGGGGAGCCTCTGAGTCCAGAGCAGTGGATGTGCAGCGCGGAGAGGGCAACGGATGCCATAACGCGGGATCCTTTCTTGCGGGAGGATCCCCCTTCTTATTTCGAGCTGGTGACGGCGACGGCTTTCCTGTTGGCTGAGGAAGAAAAGGCTGATATCGCGATTGTCGAGGCAGGTTTGGGTGGCCGGCTCGACGCGACGAACTTATTGCCGAACGTGGCCTGTACTGCGGTGGCATCGATCTCTATGGATCACACCGAGTTTTTGGGCAACACTCTAGAGGCCATTGCGGGAGAGAAATTTGCGGTTGTGAAGCCGGGTGTTCCCGCCTGTTACCTGGGAGACACGGAATCTCTCATCCCTTTGTTCGAGCAATTTTGCTTTGCCGCGGGCGCAAAACCTTTTGTGGTATATCGAGACGCGCGGCTCAACAAAGTAACCATTGCGGAAACGGGTTGCATCTTCGATTTTTTCGCGCCTGATCTAGAATTGGAACAAGTCCGTACAGGGTTGCTGGGTCGTTACCAAACCGCTAACGGAGCCCTGGCTCTTTCGGTTCTTTCGCGTTTGCGGGGGCGTTTCGACCGCTTGACGGACTCCGCGATACGTTCCGGAATGCTGAATGCCCGTTGGCCGGGGCGACTTGAGGTCGTTTCCCGGAATCCCTCAATCGTTCTGGATGGTGGGCACAATCTGGATGGGGTGGAAAAACTAGCTGCCAGTCTTACCGAGATCTGGGGATACAAAAAAATGGGTATCGTTTATGCCGTCATGAAGGATAAAGATTACCTTTCATGTCTCGAAATTTTGAGCGAATTGGGGGTCGCGCTTTATGCCACCTGCGTTCCAGGTATGGAGCGCAGCCTGCCGGCGGGTAACGTGGCGAAGGCCGCGGAGAGCATGGTTTGGCGCAACCGCGTCGTGGGATTTGAGAATCCTCTGGACGCAATAGCCGCAGCTTCTAAAGAAAACGATGTGGTTATCGTCTGTGGAAGTCTTTATCTGGTTGGCTGGACGCGTTCCAGGCTCGGTATACAAGTTTCTTGAAGTGTAAAATACCTATGGTGGCTTCACTCAGTGCTTTCGCGCCAGAAAATTTCACGATGGCGGAAGCCCAAGGACAGACGTGGCTGCGTTTGGGCTTGGGTGGTTTGGATATCCGTTTTTTCTTCAAAGGCGCATTGCTCGATAAAGGCTTGGGAGACGCGATGAGCTCACGGGAGGTTTTGACGCCTTTGCTGGGTGAGCCCTTGTCGATGGTGGCGCCCCGACAGGTTCATGGAGTAACGGTCCTGGACGCGGTTATCGAAAACACACGAAGGGCATCGGCACCCCCAGTCGAGGGAGATGGGATTTTGCTGGACACGCGTGAGGCGCTGCGAACGGGCAAGGGGTTGGAAGCCTCTTTGCGTTTCGCGGACTGCGCTCCCATCGTCATCTTACCTTCGCGTGAAGGAGAAGAAACGAGAGATTGTGACGAATGGGCCCTTTTGTTGCATTCGGGCTACAAGGGAACGGTTCAGAACATCGTGAAGGTAGGCTTGGAGAAAGCGCGCGACCGTTATGGGATGGAGGCCGCGCGTTCGGCTCAAGCGTGGGTTGGCCCTTGTGTCGGAGGCGAGAACTATCCGAGGGACCGGGATGAGTGGACGCTGCGGGGACTTCAGTCCTTTCACAAGGAAAATGTGAAGAGCGGGGGCGAGAGAGGCGAAAAATTTTTTTTCGACATCGCGGGGGAGTTGAAATGCCAGTTAAAAGACGCGGGAATTCAGGAGAGTCGGATTTTCTGTGCAGGAATCGACACTTGCGATTGCCCGGAGTTTTGTTA is a window of Synergistaceae bacterium DNA encoding:
- the ftsA gene encoding cell division protein FtsA, which codes for MFSEPDTLVGLGVGTTKITVIVAQRDLRSHETVQIIGIGAAPSMGIRKGLIVNLEQAIRSVKSAIRDAENMVGFKLNQAMVSFNAIDVQSVMSNGMVALGRTARPVQVEDVERVIDAAQSALNTPPNRVALHTIPVRYSIDGNFGIDDPLGMTGMRLEIELQTVTVPMPYVHNVVNCVEATGIEVDGLVIKPIASALGALVEEEMRVGAISICVGGGTTGLTFYREGRPVKVGIIPIGGDHITNDLANVLRLPLNKAEDLKKRLFLVDGDEPIALMSKGQQQRTIDPNMALEVISCRLEELFVENVAPLIPEQDPKLFPAGIILSGGVAKTPGIEVLLSDIFKMPVRIADPLDSYQMPPGRNDTSYISATGTIRYILNKERNPYRFIDAPVSEWRSGGVRRRPVQKPDRSDESRSPKQGVKNMMDRIKETLKELF
- the ftsZ gene encoding cell division protein FtsZ; its protein translation is MDQDQVFHIPEVLKQREHILVIGVGGGGGNALNHIIESGVEGVEFVAANTDSRALAMNKAPHKIILGEKLTKGLGAGADPQVGMDAAKESIDHIREYINGADMVFVTAGMGGGTGTGAAPIIAEVAKDMGVLVVAVVTTPFSFERKKRATVAQEGIAKLREKVDALLVVENDKLLSQADDKTKSIDAFKMANEVLRQSVQGVTDLILKPGNINVDFADVRTIMRNSGAAIMGIGVGDGEDKAEKAAKAAIKSPLMSLPLKGAKGILFNIESAPDVALFDITKAANIINETAHEDAQVIWGHTLNEDLEDVIRITVIATGFSENVERSPLPQPSQPSQPNPIIKEPVKGLRLGKTRGNFFSFDETDLPSMGDEDMFMGTFKTPYDEPAIIRKKQK
- a CDS encoding SPOR domain-containing protein encodes the protein MPLRETRRFKTRGPAISFGDIMLPLVGVVAVGLLVVAGKLFFFSTSEELKASLPIMTPLTLQLDPVPQPQEKENETFIDEKSVIDEKFVDERLVEEPTVESPLIVTSVPALPSLDMQGRQTDPFGGVLSIMAVPSNNDAATPKSNVVVVIPPSPRPTPVVAPTLRPTPTPTPPKPKSANSTWMVQVGAFSTQAAADAFSRQVTKAGYKATVVSSKTLYRVLVQGENSRKETLALATQMSQNGFRGAFIVPPRQ
- the moaA gene encoding GTP 3',8-cyclase MoaA; amino-acid sequence: MPEYMSKKHENRELRDSFGRRLNYVRISVTDRCNFRCRYCMPEDGIEWVPHEAILSYEDILFLVKTLRGLGVKKVRFTGGEPLTRRGMLSFLKKICESFPELEIALTTNGSTLTRDAPFLARMGLSGINVSLDTLDPEKFAFMTRGGELQSVLNGIDALIFALSAGTAQVKMNAVPIRGFNDDSIADLTQFAFKRGITLRFIEFMPINPAIWSQEGFMPFSEILSRLPIVSSASEWQEKNEWQEKNAWQEKNEENGALPSPALLGPARYYVNIATGQQVGVISAVSRHFCALCNRLRFTATGEIQSCLFYGERISIFDALKARDEENLRDLILHAAALKPQVGLTSYRGRIDMHKIGG
- the moaCB gene encoding bifunctional molybdenum cofactor biosynthesis protein MoaC/MoaB, which codes for MKEFLTEGGLSSHLREGHPVMVDVSDKRSTLREAVAEGFVNLTEAITRAVETCSAAKGDVLKIAELAGIMATKRVPELIPLCHSIRLNDVRVECQLDAQSKRVRIQAFVKASDVTGVEMEALTGVSVAALTIYDMCKGIDKGMSIEGVRLLRKSGGKSGGYVADVADLQQESGEKGSVAQRGSHAQCGSHGVSVEKRSFLAGLLTISDKGYRGEREDTAGPVLCDLLESMGAEVLHRVIVPDECSDITRVLETWSKSVQLILTTGGTGLSPRDVTPDVLEKIADRVVPGFGEMMRAESRKYTLNAPLSRGLAVIRGRCLIIALPGSRRGAEQCFEAIRPALRHAIGTLNSWDEDSECGNN
- a CDS encoding bifunctional folylpolyglutamate synthase/dihydrofolate synthase; this translates as MISFDDVEKRMTQYASSGIRPGLDRIQRLLEVLKNPQGAYPAVHVVGTNGKGSTCAFLASVFRAAGYKTALYTSPHLESPGERLLINGEPLSPEQWMCSAERATDAITRDPFLREDPPSYFELVTATAFLLAEEEKADIAIVEAGLGGRLDATNLLPNVACTAVASISMDHTEFLGNTLEAIAGEKFAVVKPGVPACYLGDTESLIPLFEQFCFAAGAKPFVVYRDARLNKVTIAETGCIFDFFAPDLELEQVRTGLLGRYQTANGALALSVLSRLRGRFDRLTDSAIRSGMLNARWPGRLEVVSRNPSIVLDGGHNLDGVEKLAASLTEIWGYKKMGIVYAVMKDKDYLSCLEILSELGVALYATCVPGMERSLPAGNVAKAAESMVWRNRVVGFENPLDAIAAASKENDVVIVCGSLYLVGWTRSRLGIQVS
- a CDS encoding laccase domain-containing protein — encoded protein: MKCKIPMVASLSAFAPENFTMAEAQGQTWLRLGLGGLDIRFFFKGALLDKGLGDAMSSREVLTPLLGEPLSMVAPRQVHGVTVLDAVIENTRRASAPPVEGDGILLDTREALRTGKGLEASLRFADCAPIVILPSREGEETRDCDEWALLLHSGYKGTVQNIVKVGLEKARDRYGMEAARSAQAWVGPCVGGENYPRDRDEWTLRGLQSFHKENVKSGGERGEKFFFDIAGELKCQLKDAGIQESRIFCAGIDTCDCPEFCYSYRRGERERRMFLWARISE